Below is a window of Nerophis lumbriciformis linkage group LG20, RoL_Nlum_v2.1, whole genome shotgun sequence DNA.
AGCGCCCCCACCTCAGTGTGGCCAGTCAGAGTACTGCTTGGGCATTGGAGGACCTGAGCCTCCCATTTTCTCTCTTCTTTATTTGAAGGTCACATGATCAAGAACAAGGATgttagaacattaaatatgtaGAAGTTCATGGTGGGAAAATGTATCTGCAAACATTATTTTGGCGACATTAGGCAAGCATATGAGGGCCCGTTAGGGACATTGTTCAGAATGACCTCTAACATACACGACTGAAATTGCTCtcgtacacactactgaaacactctcacataaacaactgaaaactgattgtctcacacacgaATGAAACGCTCTCAGTTTCAGTAGTGTTTCACTTCTGCGTATACAGTAAGAGCGTTTCACTGGTGTGTGTAAGGgcgtttcagtagtatgtatgagagcatttcagtagtgtgtgtgagagtgcttTAGTAGTAGTgtctgagagcgtttcagtagtgtatgagagtgcttcagtagtgtgtgtgagagcgtttcagtagtgtgtgtgagagtgcttcagtagtgtgtgtgagagcgtttcaggagtgtgtgtgagagcgtttcagacgtgtgtgtgagagcgtttcaatagtgtgtatgagagtgcttcagtagtttgtgtgtgagagcgtttcagtagtgtgtatgagagcatttcagaAGGGTGTATGACagtgcttcagtagtgtgtgtgagagcgtttcagtagtgtgtgtgagagcgtttcagtagtgtgtgagagcttttcagttgtgtgtatgagagtgtttcagtagtgtatgagagtgcttcagtagtgtgtgtgagagtgttttagtagtgtgtgtgagagtgtttcagtagtgtgtatgagagcgcttcagtagtatgtatgagagcgtttcagtagtgtttgcaAGAGCATttgagtagtgtatgtaagagtgcttcagtagtgttagtgagagtgtttcagtcgtgtgtgtgagagtgcttcagtagtgtgtgtgagagcgtttcagtagttgtgtgtgtgagagtacttcagtagtgtgtgagagcggttcagtagtgtgtatgagagtgtttcagtagtatgtatgagagtgtttcagtagtgtatacaaGAGCATttgagtagtgtatgtaagagtgtttcagtaaagTTAGTGGGAGTGTTTCGGTAGTGTTAGTGAAAGCGTTTCAGTAGTGCGTGTGAGAGCATTGCCCTAAATTCCCAAAAtgttgtttcagtagtgtgtgtgagagcgtttcattagtgtgtatgagagtgcttcagtagtgtgtgagagtgcttcagtagtgtgtgtgagtgttttagtagtgtgtgtgagagcgtttcagtagtgtgtatgagagtgcttCAGTCGtgtgtgtgagagcgtttcagtagtgtgtatgagagtgcttCAGTCGtgtgtgtgagagcgtttcagtagtgtgtgtgtgtgtgtgtgtgtgtgtgtgtgtgtgtgtgtgtgtgtgtgtgtgtgtgtgtgtgtgtgtgtgtgtgtgtgtgtgtgtgtgtgtgtgtgtgtgtgagtgcttcagtggtgtgtgtgagagtgtttcagtggtgtgaatgagagtgcttcagtagtgtgtatgagagcgtttcagtagtgtatgcaagagcatttgagtagtgtatgtaagagtgtttcagtagtgttagcgagagtgtttcagtactgtgtgtgagagcatttcagtagtgtgtatgagagcgcttcagtagtatgtatgagagcgtttcagtagtgtttgcaAGAGCATttgagtagtgtatgtaagagtgcttcagtagtgttagtgagagtgtttcagtcgtgtgtgtgagagtgcttcagtagtgtgtgtgagtgattcagtagtgtgtgtgtgagagggcttcagtagtgtgtgagagcggttcagtagtgtatgtgagagtgcttcagtagtgttagtgagagtgcttcagtagtgtgtgtgagtgattcagtagtgtgtgtgagagcgtttcagtagtgtgtgtgtgagagggcttcagtagtgtgtgagagtggtTCAGTAGTGTATGCGAGAGTGcttcagcagtgtgtgtgtgtcacgacttggtccttggattttgtttttccggaaggcaacggaaagttggctcgggcgagactggaatgtgagtacatatttatttaatattatcaaaaaaaagaacaaactaaaggcgcgcacaaggcgggagtacaaacttgacaaatgaaataaatacttgcacgtgggcagaaactgtgaacaatgaaacaaaaacactaactgtggcattaataaacaaaaacttacttggcttggactaaagtagcagcatgaaagatggacatgaaaacaagtgtcaggaatgtgaagagcataaatatgggatgtcgccagaaagccaaactgaaaacaatgaacttaaatactacagaaatgattaacgaaaacaggtgtgtgactcaaaacgtgaaacaggtgcgtgacgtgacaggtgaaaactaatgggttgctatggtgacaaacaagagtgcacaatgagtccaaacgtggaacaggtgaaactaatgggtaaccatggaaacaagacaagggagtgaaaagccagaaactaaagagtccaataactaaactaaacaaaacatgactacacagacatgacagtgtgagagcgtttcattagtgtgtatgagagtgcttCAGTACTATGTAttagagcgtttcagtagtgtgtatgagtttttcagtagtgtgtgagagtgcttcagtagtgtgtatgagagtgcttcagtagtatgtatgagagcatttcagtagtgtgtatgagagtttttcagtagtgtgtgagagtgcttcagtagtgtgtatgagagtgcttCAGTAGTATGTATGAGAGCGTTTCTGTAGTGTATACAAGAGCATttgagtagtgtatgtaagagtgtttcagtagtgtgtatgagagtgtttcagtagtgtatgcaagagcatttgagtagtgtatgtaagagtgtttcagtagtgtgtatgagagtgtttcagtagtgtatgcaagagcatttgagtagtgtatgtaagagtgtttcagtagtgtgtatgagagtgtttcagtagtgtatgcaagagcatttgagtagtgtatgtaagagtgtttcagtagtgtgtatgagagtgtttcagtagtgtatgcaagagcatttgagtagtgtatgtaagagtgtttcagtagtgtgtatgagagtgtttcagtagtgtatgcaagAGCATTTGAGTAGTGTAtggaagagtgtttcagtagtgtgtatgagagtgcttCAGTAGTATGTAttagagcgtttcagtagtgtgtatgagtttttcagtagtgtgtgagagtgcttcagtagtgtgtatgagagtgcttCAATAGTATGTATGAGAGCGTTtctgtagtgtgtatgagagtttttcagtagtgtgtgagagtgcttcagtagtgtgtatgagagtgcttcagtagtatgtatgagagcgtttcagtagtgtatacagAAGCATttgagtagtgtatgtaagagtgtttcagtagtgtgtatgagagtgtttcagtagtgtatgcaagagcatttgagtagtgtatgtaagagtgtttcagtagtgtgtatgagagtgtttcagtagtgtatgcaagagcttcagtagtgtgtatgagagttattcagtagtatgtatgagagcgtttcagttgtgtgtatgagagtttttcagtagtgtgtgagagtgcttcagtagtgtgtatgaaagtgcttcagtagtatgtatgagagcgtttcagtagtgtatacagGATCATttgagtagtgtatgtaagagtgtttcagtagtgtgtatgagagtgtttcagtagtgtatgcaagagcatttgagtagtgtatgtaagagtgtttcagtagtgtgtatgagagtgtttcagtagtgtatgcaagagcttcagtagtgtgtatgagagtgattcagtagtatgtatgagagcgtttcagtagtgtgtatgagagtttttcagtagtgtgtgcgagtgcttcagtagtgtgtatgagagtgcttcagtagtatgtatgagagcgtttcagtagtgtatacaaGAGCATTtgtgtagtgtatgtaagagtgtttcagtagtgtatgagagtgtttcagtagtgtatgcaagagcatttgagtagtgtatgtaagagtgtttcagtagtgtgtatgagagtgtttcagtagtgtatgcaagagcttcagtagtgtgtatgagagtgcttcagtagtatttatgagagcgtttcagtagtgtgtatgagagtttttcagtagtgtgtgagagtgcttcagtagtgtgtatgacagTGCTTCAGTAGTATGTATGAGAGCGTTTCTGTAGTGTATACAAGAGCATttgagtagtgtatgtaagagtgtttcagttgtgtgtatgagagtgtttcagtagtgtatgcaagagcatttgagtagtgtatgtaagagtgtttcagtagtgtgtatgagtgtttcagtagtgtatgcaagagcatttgagtagtgtatgtaagagtgtttcagtagtgtatgcaagagcatttgagtagtgtatgtaagagtgtttcagtaaagttagtgagagtgtttcagtagtgcgtatgAGAGCATTGCCCTAAATTCCCAAAATGTTGCACCATTTTTACACCTGTATCCAATCTTTGAACCATCCACctacactactcttcccatatatcgaacgcaaaacatattttccctttccccaaaattcccggttttcccagaatgTTCTCCCCTTGACCAACTCTTCCAACATTTGACCTCGGACCCTAAAGACTACTTCAAGTTAAAAAACCTCAACTGTTGCAAAACGCCCGTCTttcttgtaccatgaattgatgaacgtggaccccgacttaaacaagtggaacaacttattggggtgttaccatttagtggtcaattgtaggtaaggctgaaacgacgcgtcgacgtagtcgacgtcatcggttacgtaaatacgtcgacgccgtttttgtgcgtcggcgcgtcacatatttacgtcacactactgtcatggcggagcgcaaagcagacgatgcgagcgaggggaaaaaagcacgccaaaagtcgtcaaaagtgtgggagtatttcaattgtatgcacactgtgtcgagcggaaatggcctatcatagcagcacaacggctatgaacgaacatttgaaaagaaaacacccgacagcgttcttgccatcaccatcaacaagtcaatcgtccgcgtgcgtatacgttgtcatcattacacaaaatcatgaatgtgtcatttgtatctgcgttgtaaagtcataaactaaagcaccgtttcgctctgagaggcgcgtttggcgttcctgttcagtgtttacaaagacgcgctcctctttaacgctgtggagaggcggcggcggccagcgagcggcgaggcggggcgcgccgggagcgacgccgcaatcgtgcccaggtgcgcgatacgcgcagttggaagagaaaagactttgtgtaaaattaaaagattgtaaacctggcaaagccgtctggcgttcagtctgtcggtcctgaaagaaccccacggcacaagacgtgtcacaaacgctaacgttaattagttgtgcaaataccttttacaacattaacagttacatatactatgtacaaaccaacaattaactttcactttaatcatactatcattgttgtgttattaagcaaaataagcaatacttttacttttgttgaaatgtttacactgtacacttttttgtattggatgtttagctttatttttgcacattttagcaaataagcaatacttttacttttgttgaaatgtttacacttgttacagaatatttccgttttgcacttttttgtattggatgtttatctttatttttgcacattttaaagcaaaataagcaatacttttacttttgaaatgcttatactattccagaatattaagatttgcactggatgtttacttttatatttgcacattaaaaagcaaataagctacttttaattctgttaaatgttaaaagttttaaatgtttacattgttacagaatattttgtcatgttgttgtcaatgttgactgagtggccatacttttttttttgtaaataaaagccatgccttttgaaaaaactggcctacatttatttttttcctcttcattttaaataaaataaaaaaatcggtaaaaggaaaaataatctatagattattcgaaaaaataatctatagattaaccgattaatcgaaaaaaataatctatagattaatcgatagaaaaataatcgttagctgcagccctaattgtagggaatatgtactgtactgttcaatctactaataaatatgtactgtactgttcaatctactaatacaagtttcaatccatTTCTCTTCCACGTCTGCAGCGTCCGTGACGTCacactgctgccatcttgtggccgGACTGAAGATTGCGCCAGACGAGTGCTGAGGGAGGAAGAAGAGCAGCAGAGAGGCCACGGACAAATCGTCTTTATTTCAAGgacgtgtatttatattattcacctcgAGTACACGCAGTCAAGTCACTTTTTCAAATcaaatgtaaaacaataatatattaacagtttattttttattaataaaccaCTTTTTATACGTGCAGAAGACGAAACATCACCACACAGTTTGTAAAACATGTTGACAACATGCACTTACACACGCTAAAATGTATTTGGGGATTCTTTTGAAAGACGTCTGCAGAAATAAAACAAGTAAGACATTCCGCAcgttcagcaaaaaaaaacaagttttaaaGCTAGTTTTATTTACGGCGTGCGGACGCCCAGCAGGCGCTATCTGAAGGCACTTTACACGCTCCTCAGAGAGCCGACTGAAGCTCACGTCAGAAAACCATCGAGGAAAAAGCCAACCTCCAAGTTGGCATGTGACCTCTCACTCTCACTCATTAATCGCTAGCCATTAAAACACATGTGCTAATGAAGCATAGCATGTACAGCATAACAACACAGCGTACTTGATGATACAAGACGGCTTTGCTACAACTTGCAGCAAGGCCAACACAATAGTGACGGGGAGTGTTGTTGCAACTGGAACAAACCGACGCGTAACAAAAGTCACTTTCATCGCAACTGTTGACGCAAAATCAGAGAAGAACGTCAACCTCGAGCTGCGCAGGAGGgtttggagggggaggagctagcTGACATGGAGCGTCAAGATTTGGCATTTTCATTGGCGTTTGTCACCTTCACTGCAAATGTTGATGCGAAATCAGAGGGGAACGTTGATTTAAAGCTACGCAGAAGGGTTTGGAGGAGCAAGCTGGTTTAGCACAGGGTTCAtaatccagttttttttttttagagtggcAAGATTAGGCATTTTAATGGGCATTTGTCACTTTCACTGCAAATGTTGATGAGAAATCAGAGAAAAACGTTGATTTAAAACTACGCAGAAGGAATTGGAGGGGGAGGAGCGAGCTGGCATGGCGTAGTGTGCATAATCCAGGCTTGATTAATAGATCAAGTTTAGGCATTTTAATGGGCATTTGTCATTTTCATCGCAAATGTTGATGCGAAATCAGAGGAGAACGTCAACTTTGAGCTACGCAGGAGAGTTTGGGGGCGGAGGAGCGGGCTGACATGGTTTAAAGTGCATAATCCAGGCATTATGAGAGTGTCAAGGTTTGGCATTTTATGGGCATTTGTCACTTTCACTGCAAATGTTGACGCAAAATCAGAGAAAAACGTTGATTTAAAATTACGCAGAAGGAATTGGAGGGAGAAGCGCAAACTGGTTCAGCACAGGGTTCAAAATCCAGGTTTTTTTTAGAGTGTCAAGATTAGGCATTTTTATGGGCATCTGTTACTATCATCACAAGTGTTGACGCAAAATCAGAGGAGAACGTCAACTTTCAGCTACGCAGGAGAGTTTGGGGGTGGAGGAGCGGGCGGACATGGTTTAAGGTGCACAATCCAGGCTTTTTTAGAGCGTCAAGATTTGGCATTTTTATGGGCGTTTGTCACCTTCGCTACAAATGTTGATGCGAAATCAGAGGGGAACGTTGATTTAAAGCTATGCAGAAGGGTTTGGAGGAGGAGGAGCAAGCTGGTTTAGCACAGGGTTCATAATCCAGGTTTTTTAGAGTGTCAAGATTTGGCATTTTAATGGGCATTTGTCATTTTCACTGCAAATGTTGATGCGAAATCAGAGGGGAACGTTAATTTAAAGCTACGCAGAAGGGTTTGGAGGAGGAGGAGCAAGCTGGTTTCGCACAGGGTTCATAATCCAGGTTTTTTTTAGAGTGGCAAGAATAGGCATTTTAATGGGCATTTGTCACTTTCACTGCAAATGTTGATGAGAAATCAGAGAAAAACGTTGATTTAAAACTACGCAGAAGGAATTGGAGGGGGAGGAGCGAGCTGGCATGGCGTAGGGTGCATAATCCAGGCTTGATTAATAGATCTGTTTAGGCATTTTAATGGGCATTTGTCATTTTCATCGCAAATATTGATGCAAAATCAGAGGAGAACATCAACTTTGAGCTACGCAGGAGAGTTTGGGGGCGGAGGAGCGGTCTGACATGGTTTAAGGTGCACAATCCAGGCTTTTTTAGAGCGTCAAGATTTGGCATTTTTATGGGCGTTTGTCACCTTCACTGCAAATGTTGATGCGAAATCAGAGGGGAACAACGATTTAAAGCTACGCAGAAGGGTTTGGAGGAGGAGGAGCAAGCTGGTTTAGCACAGGGTTCATAATCCAGGTTTTTTTTAGAGTGGCAAGATTAGGCATTTTAATGGGCATTTGTCACTTTCACTGCAAATGTTGATGAGAAATCAGAGAAAAACGTTGATTTAAAACTACGCAGAAGGAATTGGAGGGGGAGGAGCGAGCTGGCATGGCGTAGGGTGCATAATCCAGGCTTAATTAATAGATCAAGTTTAGGCATTTTAATGGGCATTTGTCATTTTCATCGCAAATGTTGATGCAAAATCAGAGGAGAACATCAACTTTGAGCTACGCAGGAGAGTTTGGGGGTGGAGGAGCGGGCTGACATGGTTTAAAGTGCATAATCCAGGCATTATGAGAGTGTCAAGGTTTGGCATTTTTATGGGCATTTGTCACTTTCACTGCAAATGTTGATGCAAAATCAGAGAAAAACGTTGATTTAAAACTACGCAGAAGGAATTGGAGGGAGAAGCGCAAACTGGTTCAGCACAGGGTTCAAAATCTAAGTTTTTTTAGCGTGTCAAGATTAGGCATTTTTATGGGCATCTGTTACTATCATCACAAGTGTTGACGCAAAATCAGAGGAGAACGTCAATTTTGAGCTATGCAGGAGGGTTTGGGGGTGGAGGAGCGGGCTGACATGGCTTAAGGTGCACAATCCAGACTTTGTTAGAGCGTCAAGATTTgtcgtttttatttttactttcactgCAAATGTTGATGCGAAATCAGAGGGGAACGTCGATTTAAAGCTACGCAGAagggtgtggagggggaggagcaaaATGGTTTAGTGCAGGGTTCATAATCCAGGTTTGTTTAAAGTGTCAAGATTAGGCATTTTTTGGGGCATTTGTTACTTTCATCGCAAATGTTGACACGAAATCAGAAAAGAACGTCAATTTTGAGCTACGCGGGAGGATTTGGAGGAGGAGCAATCTGACATGGCCTGGGGTGCATAATCCAGGTTTTATTCGAGCGTCCAGATTAGGCATTTTTTATTGGCATCTGTCACTTTCATCACAGATGTTGACGCGAAATCAGAGAAGAACGTCAAAGTTTAGCGACGCAGGAGGATTTGGAGGGGGAGGAGCCAGCCCATGTAGCGTATGGTGCCTAATCCAGGTATTATTAGAGCGTCCAGATTAGCGTTTAcatgaattgtgttttttttgtttgtctgtAAACGTAACCCCGGAAGTAAGAAATGAATAACGATGATTGTGAGGTGGAAAACATTCCATTTGCAGTCAACAACTGACAAATGTTTATTGTCTGCTGTGTGTCAACATGTGTTCCGCCAAGTCGTCGCCTCCACCGAAGGTTTTGTCGCAGAGCGAGCAGGAGTACACACTTTTCCCCGTGTGCCTCTTCTCGTGGGCCAGCATGTACGCCTTTTGGGTGAACCTTTTGTCGCAGACCGAGCAACGATAAGGTCTTTCCACCGTGTGCGTTTTGGTGTGCGACACCATGTTGGACTTCTGGAAGAACCTTTTGCCGCAGAGTGGGCAGCTGAAAGGTCTCTCCCCCGTGTGCGTCCTCACGTGCGACACCATGGTGGACTTTTGGAAGAAGCGTTTGCCGCAAATGGAGCAGCCGAAAGGTTTCTCtcccgtgtgcgttctcatgtgcgtGACCAGATTGGCGTTCCGGGAGAACCGCCGGCCACAAACGGAGCAGGTGTATAGTTTCTCCCCCGTGTGCGTCCTCATGTGGGACAGCATGTTGACCTTCTGTGCAAACCTTTCGCCGCAGACCGAGCAGATGaagggtttttctcccgtgtgcgttcGCATGTGCACTCTCATGTTTGCCTTCTGAGTGAACCGTTTGTGGCAGACTGAGCAACTAAAGGGTTTTTCATAGTGGGACTGCATGTGCAAACTCAAGTGGCACTTGTAAGTGAAGCTTTTAGCACAAACGGAGCAGCTAAAGCGTTCTTTACCTGCCGGCCCTTTAGAAAATTTGAAGGGTTTATTAGCCCTCACGGGGGGGTCGCCATCTCCAGCTGCTGTCGTCATGTGACTTTGACAAAGTGACGACTCGGGGACTTCGGTCTTCACGGAGACACCAGTCAGTTGCGATCCGGTgcaatcctcctcctcctccggccCGAGTAGACAGTCTTCATTCGGAGTgatccagagttcctcctcttcctctttaatgcgaGGGGGCTGTGGGTCCTCCTTCTCCAAAGTGGCGCTCCCCAGCTGCGGCGGAGGGTGACGTTCTTCTTGGCGACCGATcatctgctggacgtctgcagcaCGTAACAACACAAAGTGCCCGTTACCTGCCTTATGATTTATGTGTCCTGATACACAATGttccattttctgccattttttttttacacaactctGTTATTTTAGCAGTGTGCCGACAAAGCTGAAGTTCCAATTCGCCAGTCTCTGATTTGAATGGCGGTCGATACTGAGAGTCGACACCAGACTGATACTTTAAACTTTAAATGTTATGATAACTGAATAAATGTGTCAGTAGTGCTAAATAACGACAACAACAATGTGAACAAAAATGGGAATAATCAGTATAACAAGGTTTATGGTTAGTGAAACCTTTGATATGTTGGATTTGAACCCTTTTTAAGACCTCAACAAAAACCACTGGATTTAAACATTTCCAAGTCTGGGCGGCATTATCCTACAGACCGCGAAGATTCATAAAAACACattcaaaaaaatgaaaaaaaaacctggaCTGATGTGGTCTACATGCTTGAAAAACTGGTTTGATAGatcttttgtcatgacttggtcctgggtgtttgcttttccgggatgcaacggaaagttggcacaggcgagacgggaatgaaggtacatgatttatttatatttatcaaaaaaaaaaggaataaacaaaaagcgcgcacagagacggagaataaactatgaaaccaaaagactatagcaaaaaagtacaaacaaaaaacacgcacaatggcggagaacaaactatgaaaccaaaaagactataaacatggaacaaaaacttacttggcttggacagaaatagttgcttgaggaattgacatggaaagaagtaacaggcatggacagagcataaatgtggtgaggtcgtcaggacgaacaacagaaaatgaatgaacttaaatactatgggcatgattagtgaaagcaggtgcgtgactcaaaacgtgaaacaggtgcgtgacgtgacaggtgaaaactagtggttgctatggtgacaaacaagagtgcacaatgagtccaaacgtggaacaggtgaaactaatgggtaatcatgcaaacaagacaagggagtgaaaagctagaaactaaacaaaacatgacttaaaacaaaacatgattacacagacatgacatctttAAGTACTTTTGGATTCTGGACCTGGACTAATGTGGTCTACATGCTTTGAAAAGGGTTTCAATGTGACTTTATAATATTTTCcgaaataaattaaaggtgtcacAAATCTTGAATTCTGTTATATGTTTTTTTGGACTAGGGCAGCCAAAATTaccgagttaactcatgtgattaatcccaAAAAATGATGGCATGAATCATGACCacactgtgattaatcacttCATTTGGCTCATTTACcttaacctctatgtaggtctcacttagacctagatttcatacactgacatccttcagcaaaaatcaacaggaagtttgcaattcccccttcaaaacaaaagttctgtaaaaacagtcacttttgcctctttgagctataattttaccctcttaacatgcttcaaaactcaccaaaactggacacacacatcaggactggcaaaaattgcgatctaataaaaaaaaaacaacaaccccaaaactctaaattgcgctctagcgccccctaggaagaaaacacagacaaaactgctcagaaggaagaaaacacagacaaaactgcctgtaacttccagtaggaatgttgtagagacatgaaacaaaaacctctatgtaggtctcacttagacgtagatttcatacactgacatccttcagcaaaaatcaacaggaagtttgcaattcccccttcaaaacaaaagttctgTAAAAacagcctctttgagctataattttgccctcttaacatgcttcaaaactcaccaaactggacacacacacatcaggactggcaaaaattgcgatctaataaaaaaaaaaaccaaccccaaaactcaaaattgcgctttagcgccccctaggaagaaaacacagacaaaactgctcctaggaagaaaacacagacaaaactgcctgtaacttccagtaggaatgttgtagatacatgaaacaaaaacctctatgtgggtcttacttagacctacatttcatgtattgacaacccccagcaaaaaacaacaagaagtttgcaattcccccttcaaaacaaacgttttgtaaaaaccggtcacctattttcaaaaattatctcctctgagcgcgtttgtcgtgtcggcttcaaactagcacagcggagagattgaacccttctgattaaaagagttttaattactgctccggtttggattttatgtgccgtcaaagtcggtcccgtccatcgctatttgcagctttaaattttttttacatgtatttgtttttttgtcgTTATTTTGCACAAGTGACAAAATGATTCAATGATCACAACATTTCAAGAGAAAGGTATCAGTCCGGTGTCGACTGTCAGTATCGGCCACCAGGCTGGCGAGTCAGAAGCTCGTggtgtgcttttatt
It encodes the following:
- the LOC133619161 gene encoding uncharacterized protein; translation: MLKELVQDRLMAAADEIFALFERTIASYEEELSRTREEKERHRQQLEAASKTHVVLHLEDVQQMIGRQEERHPPPQLGSATLEKEDPQPPRIKEEEEELWITPNEDCLLGPEEEEDCTGSQLTGVSVKTEVPESSLCQSHMTTAAGDGDPPVRANKPFKFSKGPAGKERFSCSVCAKSFTYKCHLSLHMQSHYEKPFSCSVCHKRFTQKANMRVHMRTHTGEKPFICSVCGERFAQKVNMLSHMRTHTGEKLYTCSVCGRRFSRNANLVTHMRTHTGEKPFGCSICGKRFFQKSTMVSHVRTHTGERPFSCPLCGKRFFQKSNMVSHTKTHTVERPYRCSVCDKRFTQKAYMLAHEKRHTGKSVYSCSLCDKTFGGGDDLAEHMLTHSRQ